The following are from one region of the Staphylococcus schleiferi genome:
- the rpmI gene encoding 50S ribosomal protein L35: protein MPKMKTHRGAAKRVKRTGSGQLKRSRAYTSHLFANKSTKQKRKLRKASLVSKSDAKRVKQLLTYVK, encoded by the coding sequence ATGCCTAAAATGAAAACCCACCGCGGAGCTGCGAAACGTGTAAAAAGAACAGGATCTGGTCAACTTAAACGTTCTAGAGCTTATACGTCTCACTTATTCGCAAACAAATCTACAAAGCAAAAACGTAAATTGCGTAAAGCTTCTTTAGTTTCAAAAAGTGATGCAAAACGCGTTAAACAATTATTAACATACGTAAAATAA
- the infC gene encoding translation initiation factor IF-3, whose product MSTIAKDQTQVNEKIRAKELRVIGQNGDQIGVKSKNEALEMADRLGLDVVIVAPNAKPPVARIMDYGKYKFEQQKKEKEMKKKQKVINVKEIRLSPTIEDHDFNTKLKNGRKFLTKGDKVKVSIRFRGRAITHKEIGQRVLEKYAEACKDLATIEQKPKMEGRQMFLMLAPINEK is encoded by the coding sequence GTGTCAACCATAGCTAAGGATCAAACGCAAGTTAATGAAAAGATTCGCGCAAAAGAATTACGTGTCATCGGTCAAAATGGTGATCAAATTGGTGTAAAATCTAAAAATGAAGCATTGGAGATGGCAGATCGACTTGGTTTAGATGTCGTAATTGTCGCTCCAAACGCTAAGCCACCTGTTGCTCGTATTATGGATTACGGTAAATACAAATTCGAGCAACAGAAAAAAGAAAAAGAAATGAAAAAGAAACAAAAAGTCATCAATGTTAAAGAAATACGTCTTAGCCCGACTATTGAAGATCATGATTTCAATACAAAGCTTAAAAACGGACGTAAATTTTTAACTAAAGGTGATAAAGTTAAAGTTTCAATTCGTTTCAGAGGGCGTGCAATTACACATAAAGAAATTGGCCAACGCGTTTTAGAAAAATATGCTGAAGCGTGTAAAGACCTTGCTACAATAGAGCAAAAGCCTAAAATGGAAGGTCGCCAAATGTTCCTTATGTTAGCCCCAATTAATGAAAAATAA
- the nrdR gene encoding transcriptional regulator NrdR, whose protein sequence is MKCPKCNHTQSRVVDSRHADDMNAIRRRRECEHCGTRFTTFEHIEMSPLIVVKKDGTREQFNREKILNGLVRSCEKRPVRFQQLEEITNQVEWKLRESGIAEISSREIGEHVMDLLMHVDQVSYVRFASVYREFKDVDQLLKSMQGILKENKRSE, encoded by the coding sequence GTGAAATGTCCAAAATGTAATCATACGCAATCTCGAGTTGTAGATTCGAGACATGCAGATGATATGAATGCTATTAGAAGAAGACGTGAATGTGAACATTGTGGGACACGTTTCACTACTTTTGAACATATAGAAATGAGTCCGCTCATTGTTGTGAAAAAAGATGGTACAAGAGAACAATTTAATAGGGAGAAAATCTTAAACGGACTTGTACGTTCATGTGAAAAACGTCCCGTCCGATTCCAACAACTCGAAGAAATTACGAATCAAGTTGAATGGAAATTACGCGAATCGGGTATTGCTGAAATTTCATCACGAGAAATAGGGGAGCACGTGATGGATTTATTGATGCATGTTGACCAAGTTTCTTATGTACGTTTTGCATCCGTTTATCGAGAGTTTAAAGATGTTGATCAGTTATTGAAATCAATGCAGGGGATTTTGAAAGAAAACAAGCGGAGTGAATAA
- the mutM gene encoding bifunctional DNA-formamidopyrimidine glycosylase/DNA-(apurinic or apyrimidinic site) lyase gives MPELPEVEHVTRGIKPFALNQKITDVSFSQPVILGKENGKATIIKGISLDDFKRYTVNYTITNIQRRSKYILFEIQHEQSKRILISHLGMAGGFFIVNEIGDIPILNYRKHWQVVFHLENGMKLVYSDIRRFGEIRNVEALTDYPSLLEIAPEPFEDEALAHFLSKSNERKYSKMAIKAFILDHRVIAGCGNIYACEALFDAKLNPNTKVNQLSATQKTAVFDSVVKVLNMGILNGGTSVSDYVHADGQKGTMQDYLNVYKKKNCTSCDSAIETAIIAGRNTHFCPVCQR, from the coding sequence ATGCCAGAATTACCAGAAGTTGAACACGTCACAAGAGGAATCAAACCATTTGCTTTAAACCAAAAGATTACGGATGTGTCTTTTTCTCAACCTGTTATTTTAGGAAAAGAAAATGGAAAAGCAACGATCATCAAAGGAATTAGTCTTGATGACTTTAAACGATATACAGTGAACTATACGATTACCAATATTCAGCGCCGTAGTAAATATATTTTATTTGAGATTCAACATGAACAATCAAAACGTATTTTAATATCTCATCTAGGCATGGCTGGTGGATTTTTTATCGTAAATGAAATCGGTGATATACCGATATTAAATTATCGAAAACATTGGCAAGTGGTCTTTCATTTAGAAAATGGTATGAAACTGGTGTATAGTGATATTCGTCGCTTTGGTGAAATTAGAAATGTGGAAGCGTTAACGGATTATCCATCTTTATTAGAAATAGCACCAGAGCCATTTGAAGATGAGGCTTTAGCACATTTTCTGTCTAAAAGTAATGAAAGAAAATACTCAAAGATGGCAATAAAGGCATTTATTTTAGACCATCGTGTGATTGCCGGATGTGGTAATATTTATGCGTGTGAAGCTTTATTTGATGCGAAGTTGAATCCTAACACGAAAGTGAATCAGTTATCAGCTACACAAAAAACAGCAGTATTCGATAGTGTTGTGAAAGTGCTTAATATGGGTATTTTGAATGGTGGGACAAGCGTCTCAGATTATGTTCATGCAGATGGACAAAAAGGAACAATGCAAGATTATTTAAATGTTTATAAGAAGAAAAACTGCACGTCTTGTGATTCGGCAATAGAAACGGCGATTATTGCAGGGCGCAATACACATTTTTGTCCGGTTTGCCAAAGATAG
- the dnaI gene encoding primosomal protein DnaI produces the protein MKSFNSIMGNHQKLDQKIQEIKRQVLNDPDVKAFLNAHQSEVTNRMIDEDLNILQEYKDQQKHYDGSHTYENCPNFVKGHIPELYIENQHIKIRYKPCPCKIRHDEEQHAKSMITSFHMHPDTLNAKIKDIYMTRRNRLDLAMRLDDLIDAMIDKRPVKGLYLYGEFGTGKSFILGAIANELKDNRVPSMIIYVPEFIRTLKNGFKDGSTSKRIQQVREARVLFLDDLGAEDMTPWVRDEVLGPILHYRMIQELPTFFSSNMSLQELEDHLATTKNGTDVMKAKRIMERVKTLSDAYLLEGENYRKH, from the coding sequence ATGAAAAGTTTCAATAGTATTATGGGAAACCATCAAAAACTTGATCAAAAAATACAAGAGATTAAACGACAAGTATTAAATGATCCAGATGTAAAAGCTTTCTTGAATGCACATCAATCAGAAGTAACGAACAGAATGATTGATGAAGATTTAAATATTCTTCAAGAGTATAAAGATCAACAAAAGCATTATGATGGTTCGCACACGTACGAAAACTGCCCAAACTTTGTAAAAGGTCATATTCCTGAACTTTATATTGAAAACCAGCATATTAAAATTCGTTACAAACCTTGTCCGTGCAAAATAAGACATGACGAAGAGCAACATGCTAAAAGTATGATTACATCTTTCCATATGCATCCAGATACACTTAATGCTAAAATCAAAGATATTTATATGACGAGACGTAATCGCTTGGATTTAGCTATGAGGCTAGATGATTTGATTGATGCGATGATTGATAAACGGCCTGTGAAAGGACTCTACTTATACGGAGAGTTCGGCACAGGAAAGTCCTTTATTTTGGGTGCAATTGCGAACGAATTAAAGGATAACCGGGTGCCTTCAATGATTATTTATGTGCCTGAATTTATACGTACATTAAAAAATGGTTTTAAAGACGGTTCGACTTCCAAACGTATTCAACAAGTGCGTGAAGCGCGAGTTCTTTTTTTAGATGATTTAGGTGCAGAAGATATGACACCTTGGGTACGTGATGAAGTTTTAGGCCCTATTTTACATTATCGAATGATTCAAGAACTCCCAACGTTTTTCAGTTCGAATATGAGTTTACAAGAATTAGAAGATCATTTGGCGACTACAAAAAATGGGACAGATGTGATGAAAGCGAAACGTATTATGGAGCGTGTCAAAACTCTAAGTGATGCGTATTTATTAGAAGGAGAAAATTATAGAAAGCATTGA
- a CDS encoding replication initiation and membrane attachment family protein, whose amino-acid sequence MSQFIYQSQLSPHDGFIVMRRFHFHAVHYDVLSRLFTPLIGAEAIGVYQFLNQFEGVSFEEGYTHYTMMSELKMGLRQFREFLDLLEGIGLLKTFVQQSENTTQFVYELLPPPSAQRFFNDPMLSIYFYEVVGQQRYHQIKKAFIPTSKDLTGFTEVTKKFTDVFKVPKYQMVTPDENLKEQQFEGLDLTDVYFDFELLADMLQSHYVSKNILSEPTKSLIIQLATLYRLSPDVMKAIILKSLNADQSLSVTNLRKQAQSYYLMEHQQELPALQAQNLELASDEPNQSTEANVVSNWDEWFDLMDHTSPIVMLTSYGGSEPPRYQKEMIEELMQREGFSFGVINILLQFVMQKTDNNLPEKYVYSVASTWKKSGVTDARTAYEKAMEVQKKSR is encoded by the coding sequence ATGAGTCAATTCATTTATCAAAGCCAATTAAGTCCACACGATGGATTTATCGTCATGCGCCGTTTCCATTTTCACGCGGTGCATTACGATGTGTTAAGCCGTCTGTTCACACCTTTAATTGGTGCCGAAGCAATTGGTGTATATCAATTTTTAAACCAATTTGAAGGTGTATCTTTTGAAGAGGGCTATACCCATTATACAATGATGTCAGAATTAAAAATGGGCTTAAGACAGTTTAGAGAGTTTTTAGATTTACTTGAAGGAATAGGACTATTAAAAACGTTTGTTCAACAATCTGAGAATACAACTCAGTTCGTTTATGAATTATTGCCACCTCCTTCGGCACAGCGCTTTTTTAATGATCCAATGTTATCCATATACTTTTACGAAGTAGTTGGTCAACAACGCTATCACCAAATTAAAAAGGCATTTATACCTACATCTAAAGATTTAACAGGCTTTACAGAAGTAACTAAAAAATTTACAGATGTATTTAAAGTACCAAAATATCAAATGGTGACACCAGACGAAAATCTTAAAGAACAGCAATTTGAAGGTTTGGACTTAACAGACGTTTACTTTGATTTTGAGTTGTTAGCCGACATGTTACAATCTCATTATGTAAGTAAAAATATTCTTTCAGAGCCAACGAAATCTTTAATTATCCAACTGGCAACATTATATCGTCTATCACCGGATGTGATGAAAGCGATTATTTTAAAATCACTCAATGCCGATCAATCATTGTCAGTTACTAACTTAAGAAAACAGGCACAAAGCTATTATCTTATGGAACATCAGCAAGAATTGCCAGCGTTACAAGCACAGAATCTTGAACTCGCAAGTGATGAACCAAATCAGTCAACCGAAGCTAATGTAGTGTCAAACTGGGATGAATGGTTTGATTTAATGGATCATACAAGTCCGATTGTGATGCTGACATCCTATGGTGGATCTGAACCTCCACGCTATCAAAAAGAGATGATAGAGGAGTTGATGCAGCGAGAAGGATTTAGTTTTGGTGTTATTAATATTTTGTTACAGTTTGTGATGCAAAAGACGGATAATAATTTACCAGAAAAATATGTTTATTCTGTTGCATCGACTTGGAAAAAAAGTGGTGTAACCGATGCACGAACAGCGTATGAGAAAGCAATGGAAGTTCAAAAAAAATCAAGATAA
- the rplT gene encoding 50S ribosomal protein L20: MPRVKGGTVTRARRKKTIKLAKGYFGAKSTLYKVAKQQVMKSGQYAFRDRRQRKRDFRKLWITRINAAARQHDMSYSRLMNGLKQAGIDINRKMLSEIAISDEKAFAELVNQAKAALK, encoded by the coding sequence ATGCCACGTGTTAAAGGTGGAACGGTAACAAGAGCGCGTCGTAAAAAGACAATCAAATTAGCTAAAGGTTACTTCGGTGCGAAAAGCACATTATATAAAGTTGCAAAACAACAAGTTATGAAATCAGGTCAATATGCATTCCGTGACCGTCGTCAAAGAAAACGTGATTTCCGTAAATTATGGATTACACGTATCAATGCTGCTGCACGTCAACATGATATGAGCTACTCTCGTTTAATGAACGGTTTAAAACAAGCGGGTATCGACATTAACCGTAAAATGTTATCAGAAATCGCAATTTCTGATGAAAAAGCATTTGCTGAATTAGTGAACCAAGCTAAAGCAGCTTTAAAATAA
- the thrS gene encoding threonine--tRNA ligase has translation MSEIKVRFPDGSEKAFEHGITTEEIAQSISPGLRKKAVAGKYNQQMVDLTRPLEEDGTLEIITPGSEEALEVLRHSTAHLMAQALKRLYGDVKFGVGPVIDEGFYYDFDMEEKVSSDDFEKIEKTMNQIINENQKIERRVVSRDEAKAFFANDPYKLELIEAIPEDESVTLYSQGEFTDLCRGVHVPSTSKIKAFKLLSTAGAYWRGDSNNKMLQRIYGTAFFDKKDLKAHLKMLEERKERDHRRIGKEMELFTNNPLVGAGLPLWLPNGATIRREIERYIVDKEVSLGYDHVYTPVMANVDLFKTSGHWDHYQEDMFPTMQLDADEAMVLRPMNCPHHMMIYANKPHSYRELPIRIAELGTMHRYEASGAVSGLQRVRGMTLNDAHIFVRPDQIKDEFKRVVKMILDVYEDFGFEDYKFRLSYRDPEDKEKYFDDDDMWNRAEKMLKEAVDELGLPYEEALGEAAFYGPKLDVQVKTAMGKEETLSTAQLDFLLPKRFDLTYIGQDGEQHQPVVIHRGVVSTMERFVAFLTEETKGAFPTWLAPQQVEIIPVNNDLHYDYARQVHDELKSQGVRVHIDDRNEKMGYKIREAQMKKIPYQLVVGDKEIENNEVNVRQYGSKDQKTVEKDTFVWELIDEIRLKKQR, from the coding sequence ATGTCAGAAATTAAAGTACGTTTTCCAGATGGAAGTGAGAAAGCTTTCGAACATGGTATAACTACAGAAGAGATAGCACAATCCATTAGTCCAGGATTGAGAAAAAAAGCGGTTGCTGGTAAATATAATCAACAGATGGTGGATTTGACTCGTCCATTAGAAGAAGATGGAACACTTGAAATCATTACACCAGGTAGTGAAGAAGCTTTGGAAGTACTAAGACATTCTACAGCGCATTTGATGGCACAAGCTTTAAAACGTTTATATGGTGACGTTAAATTTGGTGTCGGTCCTGTAATCGATGAAGGTTTTTATTATGACTTTGATATGGAAGAAAAAGTTTCGAGTGATGACTTTGAAAAAATTGAAAAAACAATGAATCAAATCATTAATGAAAATCAAAAAATCGAACGCCGTGTTGTTTCAAGAGATGAAGCTAAAGCGTTTTTTGCGAACGACCCGTACAAATTGGAATTAATAGAAGCCATTCCAGAAGATGAGTCTGTAACACTATACAGTCAAGGTGAGTTCACTGACCTTTGTCGAGGTGTCCATGTACCTTCAACATCAAAAATTAAAGCTTTCAAACTTTTATCAACTGCTGGCGCTTACTGGCGTGGTGATAGCAATAATAAAATGTTACAACGTATTTACGGTACAGCATTTTTTGATAAAAAAGACTTGAAAGCCCACTTGAAAATGTTAGAAGAACGAAAAGAACGTGATCACAGACGTATTGGTAAAGAAATGGAGTTATTTACGAATAATCCGCTTGTAGGTGCAGGTTTACCACTATGGTTACCGAATGGCGCAACTATTCGTCGTGAAATCGAACGCTATATTGTTGATAAAGAAGTAAGTCTTGGGTATGACCACGTATACACACCTGTAATGGCGAATGTTGATCTTTTTAAAACTTCAGGCCATTGGGATCATTATCAAGAAGATATGTTCCCAACAATGCAACTTGATGCAGACGAAGCGATGGTATTGAGACCTATGAACTGTCCGCATCATATGATGATTTACGCTAACAAACCACACTCATATCGTGAATTACCTATTCGTATCGCTGAGTTAGGTACAATGCATCGTTATGAAGCAAGTGGTGCTGTTTCAGGGCTCCAACGTGTTCGAGGCATGACTTTAAACGACGCACATATTTTTGTAAGACCCGATCAAATTAAAGATGAATTCAAACGCGTTGTAAAAATGATTTTAGACGTTTATGAAGATTTTGGTTTTGAAGATTATAAATTCCGTTTGAGTTATCGCGACCCTGAAGACAAAGAAAAATATTTCGATGATGACGATATGTGGAATAGAGCAGAAAAAATGTTGAAAGAAGCTGTCGATGAACTTGGTTTACCGTATGAGGAAGCGTTGGGTGAAGCGGCATTTTATGGTCCAAAACTTGATGTTCAAGTTAAAACTGCAATGGGTAAAGAGGAAACTTTATCAACAGCACAACTCGATTTCTTATTGCCAAAACGATTTGATTTAACTTACATTGGACAAGATGGAGAACAACACCAACCTGTAGTCATTCATCGTGGTGTCGTTTCAACAATGGAACGTTTTGTTGCCTTTTTAACTGAAGAAACAAAAGGAGCATTCCCAACTTGGTTAGCACCACAACAAGTTGAAATTATTCCTGTTAACAACGATTTACATTATGATTACGCACGTCAAGTTCATGATGAGTTGAAATCTCAAGGTGTGCGCGTGCATATCGACGATCGTAATGAGAAAATGGGTTATAAAATAAGAGAGGCACAAATGAAAAAAATTCCTTACCAATTAGTAGTTGGAGATAAGGAAATCGAAAACAATGAAGTCAATGTTCGTCAATATGGTTCTAAAGATCAAAAAACAGTAGAAAAAGATACATTTGTGTGGGAATTGATTGACGAAATTCGATTAAAAAAACAGAGATAA
- a CDS encoding amino acid permease, with amino-acid sequence MSNEKNENQNTVQRHLKDRHISMIAIGGAIGTGLFMTSGGAIHDAGPLGALLGYSIIGIMVFFLMTSLGEMATYLPVSGSFSTYATRFVDPSLGFALGWNYWFNWVITVAADVTIAAQVIQYWAPLQFLPAWAWSCIFMVIIFGLNALSVQVYGESEYWFAFIKVATVIIFIIVGVLTIFGIMGGKAVGFDTFTQGDAPLLGDGVGGSLLAIFGVFLIAGFSFQGTELIGITAGESENPERAVPKAVKQVFWRILLFYIFAIFIIGMLIPYNSPALMGGGDDIATSPFTLVFKNAGLAFAASFMNAVILTSVLSAGNSGMYASTRMLYSMGKDGLASKVFSKTNKNGTPIISMLSTAAIVILIFTVQHLSGNAYEYIVAASGLTGFIAWVGIAISHYRFRKAFHAQNYDIDQLKYKAKLYPFGPILAGVLCTIVIIGQDVDLIQGGGFDLNRFLITYMGIPVFLIFFFYHKLKYKTKLIPVKEVNLDKNVETIEKNFQKNID; translated from the coding sequence ATGAGTAACGAAAAAAATGAAAATCAAAATACAGTCCAGCGTCATTTGAAAGATCGACATATTTCAATGATTGCTATAGGTGGAGCGATTGGTACAGGTTTGTTTATGACCTCTGGTGGTGCCATTCATGATGCAGGACCTTTAGGGGCTTTGCTTGGCTATTCCATTATTGGGATTATGGTGTTTTTCTTGATGACTTCACTTGGAGAAATGGCGACATATCTACCCGTTTCAGGTTCATTTAGTACGTATGCAACACGGTTTGTCGATCCTTCTTTAGGCTTCGCTTTAGGATGGAACTATTGGTTTAACTGGGTTATTACTGTTGCAGCAGATGTCACAATTGCTGCACAAGTCATTCAGTACTGGGCACCATTACAATTTTTACCTGCATGGGCATGGAGCTGTATCTTTATGGTCATTATTTTTGGGCTTAATGCTTTATCTGTGCAAGTTTATGGTGAAAGTGAGTATTGGTTTGCATTTATTAAAGTCGCAACTGTCATTATTTTCATTATTGTAGGTGTGCTGACTATCTTTGGTATTATGGGTGGTAAAGCCGTTGGTTTTGACACATTTACTCAAGGTGATGCTCCATTATTAGGTGATGGTGTAGGTGGAAGCTTGCTTGCTATTTTTGGTGTATTTTTAATTGCAGGTTTCTCATTTCAAGGGACAGAATTAATTGGGATTACAGCAGGTGAATCTGAAAATCCTGAACGTGCAGTACCAAAAGCGGTTAAACAAGTTTTTTGGAGAATATTATTATTTTACATTTTTGCGATTTTCATTATCGGTATGTTGATTCCTTATAACTCTCCAGCACTTATGGGTGGTGGCGATGATATTGCAACTTCACCGTTTACACTTGTATTTAAAAATGCTGGTTTAGCCTTCGCTGCTTCATTTATGAATGCTGTCATTTTAACGTCAGTATTATCTGCAGGTAATTCCGGTATGTACGCAAGTACGCGTATGCTCTATTCAATGGGTAAAGATGGTTTAGCATCAAAAGTGTTTAGTAAAACGAACAAAAATGGAACGCCAATCATTTCTATGCTTTCTACTGCTGCTATCGTTATTTTGATCTTTACAGTACAACATCTTAGCGGTAACGCTTATGAATATATCGTTGCTGCCAGTGGTCTAACAGGCTTTATTGCATGGGTCGGTATTGCAATCAGTCATTACCGATTTAGAAAAGCTTTCCACGCACAAAACTACGATATCGATCAATTAAAATATAAAGCGAAGTTATACCCATTTGGTCCAATTCTTGCTGGTGTTCTTTGTACCATTGTCATTATTGGACAGGACGTTGATTTAATTCAAGGTGGCGGCTTTGATCTCAACCGTTTCTTAATTACGTACATGGGTATTCCGGTATTCTTAATCTTTTTCTTTTATCATAAACTGAAATATAAAACGAAACTAATTCCAGTAAAAGAAGTTAACTTAGATAAAAATGTTGAAACAATTGAAAAAAACTTCCAAAAAAACATTGACTAA
- a CDS encoding glyceraldehyde-3-phosphate dehydrogenase — MTTKIAINGLGRIGRMVLRVALNREDVEVVALNASYPPETIAHLLKYDTTHGRFNQTVEATENGIKVDGKEIKLVSDRNPENLPWGALDIDIVVEATGKFNHGDRANAHIKAGAKKVILTGPSKGGEVQTIVKGVNDHELDVMQYDVFSNASCTTNCLAPVAKILNDHFGIENGLMTTVHAVTNDQNNLDNPHKDLRRARAAFESIIPTSTGAAKALSLVLPELEGKLHGMALRVPTKNVSLVDLVVDLKQTVTKEEINRVFRENDLDQVVAISDEPLVSDDFTTDAHSAIIDAESTIVMGDKKVKVLAWYDNEWGYSTRVVDVLQQIASQLKVKVA; from the coding sequence ATGACGACAAAGATTGCGATTAATGGTTTAGGGCGAATTGGCCGTATGGTTTTAAGAGTAGCATTGAATAGAGAAGATGTTGAAGTAGTGGCTTTAAATGCAAGTTATCCACCTGAAACGATAGCCCATCTTCTTAAATATGATACAACGCACGGTCGTTTTAATCAGACTGTTGAAGCAACTGAAAATGGTATTAAAGTAGATGGAAAAGAAATTAAACTCGTTTCAGATCGTAATCCTGAAAATTTGCCATGGGGTGCGCTTGATATTGATATCGTAGTGGAAGCAACAGGTAAATTTAATCATGGTGACAGAGCGAATGCTCATATCAAAGCAGGGGCGAAAAAAGTAATTTTAACGGGACCTTCAAAAGGGGGAGAAGTGCAGACAATTGTGAAAGGTGTAAATGATCATGAATTGGACGTCATGCAATATGATGTGTTCAGTAATGCTTCATGTACAACGAATTGTTTAGCACCTGTCGCAAAAATTTTAAATGATCATTTTGGGATTGAAAATGGTTTAATGACAACGGTTCATGCTGTGACAAATGATCAAAATAACTTGGACAATCCGCATAAAGATTTAAGACGCGCACGTGCTGCCTTTGAAAGCATTATTCCGACTTCAACGGGTGCAGCCAAAGCATTATCACTCGTTTTGCCAGAGTTAGAGGGTAAATTACATGGTATGGCACTTCGTGTACCAACCAAAAATGTATCTTTAGTCGATTTAGTCGTTGATTTAAAACAAACAGTTACAAAAGAAGAAATTAATCGTGTTTTTAGAGAGAATGATTTAGATCAAGTTGTTGCAATTTCTGATGAGCCATTGGTTTCAGATGATTTTACGACAGATGCGCATTCTGCAATTATTGATGCTGAGTCTACGATTGTAATGGGGGATAAAAAAGTTAAAGTACTCGCATGGTATGATAACGAATGGGGTTATTCCACAAGAGTTGTCGATGTATTACAGCAAATCGCATCACAACTCAAAGTTAAAGTTGCATAA
- a CDS encoding NUDIX domain-containing protein, producing the protein MSKFDEQITVVPRIRLFNNEENAFNGFLPRTDNKGQSIYQTLADYEVKRRGDMEEDPSFKQLISYCLLENENGEILVYERLEGGGEARLHGSASIGVGGHMNDVPDAHNIEEVIKINASRELEEEVGLTVDDSKELNFIGFINDDNNEVGRVHLGVVFKVHVKQEEVEVQETDTLKIEWQSLENIQDLSIFESWSALILEKMK; encoded by the coding sequence ATGTCAAAATTTGATGAGCAAATTACTGTTGTGCCTCGTATACGACTATTTAATAATGAAGAAAATGCCTTTAATGGTTTTTTACCTCGTACGGATAACAAAGGTCAGTCTATTTATCAAACGCTAGCCGATTATGAAGTGAAAAGACGCGGTGATATGGAAGAAGACCCTTCATTCAAGCAATTAATTAGTTATTGTCTATTAGAAAATGAAAACGGTGAAATTTTAGTTTATGAAAGATTAGAAGGCGGCGGCGAAGCGCGTTTACACGGCAGTGCTTCAATTGGTGTTGGTGGCCATATGAACGATGTGCCTGATGCACACAATATCGAAGAAGTCATTAAAATCAATGCGAGCCGTGAGCTTGAAGAAGAAGTTGGTTTAACCGTTGATGATAGTAAGGAACTTAACTTTATCGGTTTTATTAACGATGATAATAATGAAGTTGGCCGTGTACACTTAGGTGTTGTTTTTAAAGTGCATGTAAAGCAAGAAGAAGTAGAAGTGCAAGAAACAGACACTTTAAAAATAGAATGGCAATCACTAGAGAACATTCAAGATTTATCTATATTTGAATCATGGAGTGCACTGATTTTAGAAAAAATGAAATAG